The proteins below come from a single Arthrobacter sp. B1I2 genomic window:
- a CDS encoding DNA-processing protein DprA, whose protein sequence is MPIQSLTIALAAFAVLGSPGRITKALQDGGRSAILQATSHLNSEQRADLEHTAERLADEGIQVVMYGDRGYPESLVINGKPIAPIPFYKGNSELFHRPSIGMCGSRNVSELGLKPANSCGVEVANNSMVVVSGYAKGVDTATHLAALESAGARVIVLAEGFDHFRIKQEFKSHFDWRRTLVVSQFAPSQPWKAFAAMARNGIIFGLARALVVIEAGERGGTLAAGEGAMKLGRPVLVLDFGDSTPAGNFKLLNKGARPVHSVNDLRFVLRELPRLRSEPVVEKLF, encoded by the coding sequence ATGCCGATTCAGTCGCTGACGATAGCCCTAGCGGCTTTTGCTGTCCTCGGATCACCGGGACGGATTACCAAGGCACTGCAGGATGGGGGTAGGTCCGCAATCCTGCAGGCCACTTCACACCTGAATTCCGAACAGCGGGCCGACCTGGAGCATACGGCGGAGCGGCTAGCTGACGAGGGCATTCAGGTAGTGATGTACGGGGACCGGGGGTATCCGGAGTCCCTAGTTATCAATGGCAAACCTATTGCCCCAATTCCGTTCTACAAGGGAAACAGCGAGCTCTTTCATCGCCCCAGCATAGGGATGTGCGGTTCACGTAACGTGTCGGAGCTAGGGCTGAAGCCGGCGAACTCTTGCGGCGTGGAAGTGGCGAACAACTCTATGGTGGTGGTTTCTGGCTATGCGAAGGGGGTGGATACGGCCACGCACCTTGCTGCCCTGGAATCCGCCGGGGCAAGGGTCATAGTGCTTGCTGAGGGCTTCGACCACTTCAGAATCAAACAGGAGTTCAAGAGCCACTTCGACTGGCGGCGAACACTTGTCGTTTCACAATTCGCGCCATCACAGCCATGGAAGGCCTTTGCCGCGATGGCCCGAAACGGCATCATCTTCGGTCTTGCGCGCGCCCTCGTGGTGATCGAGGCCGGTGAACGTGGCGGAACTCTGGCAGCAGGGGAAGGCGCCATGAAACTGGGGCGGCCCGTTCTTGTCCTCGATTTCGGGGACTCGACTCCAGCGGGTAATTTCAAGCTGCTCAACAAGGGGGCTCGGCCAGTACACTCGGTCAACGATCTTCGATTCGTCCTGCGAGAACTGCCTCGCCTGCGCTCAGAGCCCGTAGTGGAGAAGCTCTTCTAG